In Sesamum indicum cultivar Zhongzhi No. 13 unplaced genomic scaffold, S_indicum_v1.0 scaffold00120, whole genome shotgun sequence, a single window of DNA contains:
- the LOC105179029 gene encoding systemin receptor SR160-like, with translation MKADNNLFHHPLYYSSHPLRFFIFIFLLSLSSPPSSANGLLGDAQQLLSFKNSLPYPDHLPNWQPTISPCNFHGVSCNNNSRVSSIDLSNYRLDADFSKVASFLLSLQNLESLVLKNANISSAISSAPRFSCSGFLNSLDLAENAISGPVTDISALGACPALVSLNLSRNLMDPSVKEVAKGSGLSSLHVLDVSYNKISGENVVSWLLSGDEFSELQQLSLKGNKVGGSVPELNLKNLMYLDLSLNNFSTKFPTFGDCSNLQYLDLSSNKFFGDVGDSLSTCLKLSFLNLTSNKLTGPVPKLPSGSIQFLYLQENYFQSIFPANISDLCTTLVELDLSFNNLTGNLPQELASCTVLEVLDVSGNSFSGELPIDTLLNLSNLKTLLMSFNGFLGGLPDSLSKLVNLETLDVSSNNISGSIPSGLCKDPKNSLKVLYLQNNIFTGLIPESLSNCSHLESLDLSFNYLTGAIPTSLGSLPKLRDVIMWLNQLHGEIPQEFMYLKSLENLILDFNDITGSIPASLSNCTNLNWISLSNNELIGEIPASLGHLANLAILKLGNNSLSGSIPGELGDCRSLIWLDLNSNFFTGTIPPALFKQSGNIAVALLTGKSYVYIKNDGSKQCHGAGNLLEFGGIRREQLDRISNRHPCNFTRVYRGTIQPTFNHNGSMIFLDLSHNKLDGSIPKELGSMYYLSILNLGHNDLSGPIPQELGSLKNVAILDLSYNRLNGTIPQSLTSLTLLGDIDISNNNLSGMIPESAPFDTFPDYRFQNNSGLCGYPLPPCGSGLNAGSNQHPRSNRRQASLAGSVAMGLLFSLFCIFGLIIVAVETKKRRKKKEAALEAYMENHSNSATAHSVWKLSARDALSINLATFEKPLRKLTFADLLEATNGFHNDSLIGSGGFGDVYKAQLKDGSVVAIKKLIHISGQGDREFTAEMETIGKIKHRNLVPLLGYCKVGEERLLVYEYMKYGSLEDVLHDRKKTGIKLNWNARRKIAIGAARGLAFLHHNCIPHIIHRDMKSSNVLLDENLEARVSDFGMARLMSAMDTHLSVSTLAGTPGYVPPEYYQSFRCSTKGDVYSYGVVLLELLTGRQPTDSADFGDNNLVGWVKMHAKMRVSDVFDPELMKEDPSLEIELLQHLKVACACLDDRPWKRPKMIQVMAMFKEIQAGSGLDSASSITMDDDCFTSVEGVEMSIKEGNELSKHL, from the coding sequence ATGAAAGCCGATAACAATCTCTTCCATCATCCCTTGTACTACTCCTCTCACCCTCTGCGTTTCTTCATATTCATCTTCTTGCTTTCTCTTTCATCTCCCCCCTCCTCCGCCAATGGCCTACTCGGAGACGCTCAGCAGCTGCTTTCTTTCAAGAACTCACTCCCCTACCCCGACCACCTCCCCAACTGGCAGCCCACCATTTCTCCCTGCAATTTCCACGGCGTTTCTTGCAACAACAACTCCAGAGTTTCCTCCATTGACCTCTCCAACTATCGCCTCGACGCAGACTTCTCCAAAGTTGCCAGCTTTTTGCTTTCTCTCCAGAACTTAGAATCCCTTGTGCTGAAAAACGCTAATATCTCCAGTGCGATATCTTCTGCTCCCAGATTCTCCTGCAGCGGTTTCTTGAATTCGTTGGATCTAGCTGAAAATGCGATTTCAGGGCCCGTAACTGATATTTCAGCGCTTGGAGCTTGTCCTGCTTTGGTTTCTCTCAATCTTTCCAGGAATTTGATGGACCCTTCTGTCAAAGAAGTCGCTAAGGGCTCTGGGCTGTCGTCCTTGCATGTTCTTGATGTTTCCTACAATAAAATCTCAGGTGAAAACGTGGTTTCTTGGCTTTTGTCCGGTGATGAGTTTTCTGAGCTGCAGCAGTTGTCCTTGAAAGGTAATAAAGTGGGAGGAAGCGTGCCTGAGTTGAACTTGAAGAATTTGATGTATTTGGATCTTTCCCTCAACAATTTCTCTACTAAATTTCCAACTTTTGGTGACTGCTCCAATTTGCAATACCTGGATTTATCTTCCAATAAATTCTTTGGTGATGTTGGGGACTCACTCTCCACATGTCTGAAGCTGAGTTTCCTAAACCTCACCAGCAACAAGCTCACAGGCCCAGTTCCAAAGCTGCCAAGTGGGAGCATACAGTTTCTGTACCTCCAAGAAAATTACTTCCAGAGTATTTTCCCAGCAAATATATCAGATTTATGCACAACTCTTGTGGAGTTGGATCTTTCTTTCAACAATTTGACCGGCAATTTGCCTCAAGAACTTGCTTCATGCACTGTTTTGGAGGTTCTTGATGTATCTGGCAATAGTTTCTCCGGTGAGTTACCTATTGACACACTCTTGAATTTGAGCAATTTGAAGACTTTGTTGATGTCTTTCAATGGTTTTCTGGGTGGTTTGCCTGATTCTTTGTCAAAGTTGGTAAATTTGGAGACTTTAGATGTGAGTTCCAACAATATTTCTGGTTCAATTCCTTCTGGGCTTTGTAAAGACCCTAAGAACAGCTTGAAGGTGTTGTACCTTCAGAACAATATCTTCACTGGTCTAATACCTGAAAGTCTGAGTAATTGTTCACATTTGGAATCACTTGATCTCAGTTTCAATTATTTGACTGGGGCTATCCCGACTAGCTTGGGAAGCTTGCCAAAGCTGAGGGATGTGATCATGTGGTTGAATCAACTCCATGGAGAAATCCCACAGGAGTTTATGTACTTGAAGAGTTTGGAGAActtgattcttgatttcaaTGACATAACGGGGTCAATACCGGCTAGTCTTAGCAACTGCACTAATCTGAACTGGATTTCATTGTCGAATAACGAGTTGATTGGGGAGATACCGGCTTCTTTGGGCCATTTGGCTAATCTCGCAATTCTGAAGCTCGGGAACAACTCGTTATCTGGCAGTATTCCAGGAGAGTTAGGGGATTGCCGGAGCTTGATTTGGTTGGATCTCAATAGTAATTTCTTTACGGGAACAATCCCGCCGGCCCTGTTCAAGCAGTCGGGCAATATTGCGGTGGCATTGCTCACAGGAAAGAGTTACGTGTATATCAAGAATGACGGGAGCAAGCAGTGCCATGGAGCTGGGAATTTGCTTGAGTTTGGAGGCATTAGACGGGAACAGCTGGACAGAATTTCGAATAGGCATCCTTGCAACTTCACCAGAGTTTACAGAGGGACCATTCAACCGACGTTCAATCACAATGGGtcaatgatttttcttgaCCTTTCTCACAATAAGTTGGATGGTAGTATTCCAAAGGAGCTTGGGTCCATGTACTACTTGTCCATACTCAATTTGGGGCACAACGATCTCTCCGGTCCAATTCCACAAGAACTTGGGAGCTTGAAAAATGTCGCGATTCTTGACTTGTCCTACAACAGGCTGAATGGTACGATTCCACAGTCGTTGACTAGCTTAACGTTGCTCGGGGATATTGatatttcaaacaacaatCTCTCAGGAATGATCCCTGAATCAGCACCATTTGACACGTTTCCTGATTATAGATTTCAGAATAATTCCGGTCTCTGCGGATACCCTCTTCCGCCTTGTGGGTCGGGATTAAATGCAGGAAGCAACCAGCATCCGAGGTCTAACCGGAGACAAGCGTCCCTTGCTGGAAGTGTGGCGATGGGATTGCTGTTTTCCCTGTTCTGCATTTTCGGTTTGATTATCGTTGCTGTGGAAACaaagaagaggaggaagaagaaagaagctGCTCTCGAGGCCTACATGGAGAACCACTCCAACTCGGCGACGGCCCACAGCGTATGGAAACTTAGCGCTCGTGATGCGTTAAGCATTAACcttgcaacttttgaaaaaccCCTCAGGAAGCTCACATTTGCCGATCTTCTTGAAGCCACGAACGGGTTCCATAATGATAGCCTTATAGGATCCGGTGGCTTTGGGGACGTGTACAAAGCACAGTTGAAGGATGGAAGCGTCGTGGCAATCAAGAAACTAATACACATCAGTGGCCAGGGAGACCGAGAATTCACAGCTGAAATGGAGACTATAGGGAAGATTAAGCATCGGAACTTAGTTCCGTTGTTGGGCTATTGCAAGGTGGGCGAAGAACGACTCTTGGTCTACGAGTACATGAAGTATGGAAGTCTAGAAGATGTTCTCCACGACAGGAAGAAAACCGGGATCAAGCTAAATTGGAACGCCAGGAGGAAAATCGCCATTGGAGCAGCTAGAGGATTGGCTTTTCTACATCATAATTGCATTCCACATATCATCCACAGGGACATGAAATCAAGCAACGTCTTGCTTGATGAGAACTTGGAGGCTAGAGTTTCCGATTTTGGAATGGCAAGGCTAATGAGCGCAATGGATACTCATCTAAGTGTCAGCACATTGGCAGGAACTCCTGGATATGTCCCGCCTGAATACTACCAGAGCTTTAGATGTTCCACGAAAGGCGATGTCTATAGCTATGGGGTAGTCTTGCTCGAGCTGCTCACAGGGAGGCAGCCAACGGATTCAGCTGATTTTGGTGACAACAACCTTGTGGGGTGGGTGAAAATGCACGCGAAGATGAGAGTAAGTGACGTATTCGATCCAGAGCTAATGAAAGAAGATCCGAGCTTGGAGATAGAGCTTTTACAACACTTGAAAGTTGCGTGCGCCTGCTTAGACGACCGGCCTTGGAAGCGTCCCAAGATGATTCAAGTAATGGCAATGTTCAAAGAGATTCAGGCCGGATCCGGGCTCGACTCGGCCTCCTCGATCACCATGGATGATGACTGTTTCACCTCGGTGGAAGGAGTGGAAATGAGCATAAAGGAAGGCAATGAGCTGAGCAAACACTTGTGA